The Metallosphaera hakonensis JCM 8857 = DSM 7519 genome includes the window AAACTTGTTCATGTATAAGGGAAAGGTCGGAAAGGCCATAGAGGACATTCCCAAGGGAAAGGTTGGGTACGTGGTTGTGGAGGGCGAATATTGGGAGGCAGTAGCACTGGAGGACATAAAGAAGGACGAAATGGTGAGGGTTGAGGACATGAGAGATTTAAAACTTCTAGTTAAGAAGAATGCTGATGAAGCTATCATTTGAGACCTTGGAGAAGCTCTTGGGTTCCGGCAAGTACCATCTCCTGACAGACGATGAAACTAGGTTAGTATATTACCCCCCAGATATTGGGGAGGCATCAGGAGAGGAGGGAGGGCCTGTGAGAATCATGGAGATAACATTAAAGAAAGAAGATGATGGTTACGAAATCGTTAAGGGACTAGTAAAGGAGAATGAAAAGGTAGTTAAGGAGATCAGCAGGGACGAACTTGAGCTCTGGCTTCAATTCATAGAGGGGTAACTATGTTCATTTTCGTATATGGAAGCTTAAGATACGGTTTCGAGTTACATCATTATCTCAGGAAGGCCAGGTTCGTGGGACTTGGATACGCCGAGAACTACGATATGTATGACTTGGGAGGATATCCAGGAGTTGCCAAGGGAGATGGCAGGATTTGGGGAGAGGTTTACGAGATAGATCAGAGGACTTTAGCCCTTCTTGATCAGGTAGAGGACTACAAGGGAGAGGAAGACGACCTGTACGTTAGAGAAACCACTACGGTATTCTTTGACGAGAAGAGATTACACAAACTTGATGGTGTGTATCTCTATAGATATAACCAAAGCATCAAGGACAGAGAGGAGATTTCCAGTGGGGATTACTCTCGATGGGTCGGAATGCCCGTTATTGTTAACCTCTTTGCCTATGCTGAGAACACGAACTATGAAGTCCTGAGCGAGAGGGGAGTAAAGGAGATTCTTAGGGAAACCAACTCCATCCTTCCTGGTTATAGAATGATCTTTAATGTGCCGTGTAAGTACGGAATGTGCGCCAATTTAAGGGAAGACCCTAAGGGGAAGGTATGTGGCTACGTATACATGCTAATTGAGGATTACCTGAATACCTTGGATAAGGCGGAAGGTCATCTCATCAAATACGTAAGGAAGACCCTAAGGGTTGTAGACGATCAAGGAAAGGAGTACTTCGCCGTAGCCTACGTGTCTGATCAAGATGAGGGCAATGGAACTCCGTCGGATGAATATAGAGCCATTATATTAAAGGGTTTAGCGAGAAGATGGAAGGGGGAGTGTATTAGCACTGGCCTTCAGTGATGACTACTTCCCAGCCTGAGTAATGATGAGTCCTTTAAGTACTGACTGGAAACTTGTGAAGGCTTTAACTCCCCGGTTAAAGACCGAAATTCATCGTATGTTGCATCGTAACAGCACTAGGGATCTCTGTTGCTTAGCTCTTAGCGTAGAAAAGTCTTTTCAGGTAGAATATGCAGTGTTGACGAAATTAGTTTTTAACTCCCCGGTTAACTAGTCAACGTTTTGCTCAATTCGTCTAGTTTCTCGGCTAACCTGATATCCAGTTCGGTGACTCCACCCTCATCATGAGTCGTGAGATGGATAACGACCCTGTTGTAGTATATGCAAACGTCTGGGTGATGATCCAGGGAGTCAGCAACTGGTTGAATCATGGTCAGAAATTTCACAGACGTGGCGAAATCCCTGAATTTGAACTCCTTTACTATCATGTCTTTCTCCAACTTCCATTCTGTTAACTTAAGAAGGGCCTGCCTAATTTGATCCTCAGATAGTTTCGCCATGAATATCTGTTGATCCTCGGACTCTTATATGTTGTTTATTATAACGTGAACTCTCTTACAGTATAAAAGCAACGTTTCTCCTAGATCTATTCCCTAAAAAAGCAAGGCCCAATTAATAAATG containing:
- a CDS encoding gamma-glutamylcyclotransferase; translation: MFIFVYGSLRYGFELHHYLRKARFVGLGYAENYDMYDLGGYPGVAKGDGRIWGEVYEIDQRTLALLDQVEDYKGEEDDLYVRETTTVFFDEKRLHKLDGVYLYRYNQSIKDREEISSGDYSRWVGMPVIVNLFAYAENTNYEVLSERGVKEILRETNSILPGYRMIFNVPCKYGMCANLREDPKGKVCGYVYMLIEDYLNTLDKAEGHLIKYVRKTLRVVDDQGKEYFAVAYVSDQDEGNGTPSDEYRAIILKGLARRWKGECISTGLQ
- a CDS encoding NfeD family protein; translation: MAHAYVIPVIIILVLIIALILTGYISDPVVVVPSLAIIGFLSYRIVYVITKTRKRNLFMYKGKVGKAIEDIPKGKVGYVVVEGEYWEAVALEDIKKDEMVRVEDMRDLKLLVKKNADEAII
- a CDS encoding 4a-hydroxytetrahydrobiopterin dehydratase, yielding MAKLSEDQIRQALLKLTEWKLEKDMIVKEFKFRDFATSVKFLTMIQPVADSLDHHPDVCIYYNRVVIHLTTHDEGGVTELDIRLAEKLDELSKTLTS